From the genome of Halomonas sp. MCCC 1A13316, one region includes:
- the ftsZ gene encoding cell division protein FtsZ — translation MFELVDSAPSSSAVIKVVGVGGGGGNAVNHMVESNIEGVEFICANTDAQALKRVAAKTVLQLGNEITKGLGAGANPDVGRQAAMEDRERIAELISGADMVFITAGMGGGTGTGGAPVVAQVAKELGILTVAVVTRPFPFEGPKRMRVAEEGMRELSEHVDSLITIPNEKLLSVLGKNASLLTAFSAANDVLLGAVQGIAELITSPGIINVDFADVRTVMSEMGMAMMGTGGATGENRAREAAEKAIRSPLLEDIDLHGARGILVNITAGPDLSIGEFNDVGATVQEFASQDATIVVGTSIDMDMTDELRVTVVAAGLEGRQVKAAGRETAKRNEGSEYRQRAQPAMRQQSAMPKAEPQEAVKPQPEKRRSPQELDDYLDIPAFLRRQAD, via the coding sequence ATGTTCGAACTGGTAGATAGCGCACCCTCGAGCAGTGCGGTCATCAAGGTCGTCGGCGTAGGTGGCGGCGGTGGCAACGCCGTCAATCACATGGTCGAGAGCAATATCGAAGGCGTCGAGTTCATCTGCGCCAACACGGACGCCCAAGCGCTCAAGCGGGTGGCCGCCAAGACCGTGCTCCAGCTTGGCAACGAGATCACCAAAGGCCTGGGCGCCGGGGCCAACCCCGACGTGGGTCGCCAGGCCGCGATGGAGGATCGTGAGCGCATCGCCGAGCTGATCAGCGGCGCCGACATGGTCTTCATCACCGCAGGCATGGGCGGTGGTACCGGCACCGGCGGCGCGCCGGTCGTGGCCCAGGTGGCGAAGGAACTCGGCATCCTTACCGTGGCCGTCGTCACTCGTCCGTTCCCCTTCGAAGGGCCGAAGCGCATGCGCGTGGCCGAAGAGGGCATGAGGGAACTGTCGGAGCACGTCGACTCCCTGATCACCATTCCCAACGAGAAGCTGCTCTCGGTGCTGGGCAAGAACGCCAGCCTGTTAACCGCCTTCAGTGCCGCGAATGACGTGCTGCTGGGTGCCGTGCAGGGGATCGCCGAGCTGATCACCAGTCCCGGCATCATCAACGTCGACTTCGCCGACGTGCGCACCGTGATGTCCGAGATGGGCATGGCGATGATGGGCACCGGTGGTGCCACTGGTGAGAACCGCGCTCGCGAAGCCGCAGAAAAAGCCATCCGCAGCCCGCTGCTGGAGGACATCGACCTGCACGGCGCGCGTGGAATCCTGGTCAACATCACGGCCGGCCCGGACCTGTCGATCGGCGAATTCAATGACGTCGGCGCTACGGTTCAGGAGTTCGCCTCGCAGGACGCAACCATCGTCGTGGGTACCTCGATCGACATGGACATGACCGACGAGCTGCGGGTTACCGTCGTGGCCGCAGGCCTCGAGGGGCGCCAGGTCAAGGCGGCTGGGCGCGAAACCGCCAAGCGCAACGAGGGTAGCGAGTATCGTCAGCGTGCGCAGCCGGCCATGCGCCAGCAGAGTGCCATGCCCAAGGCCGAGCCTCAGGAGGCGGTCAAGCCGCAGCCGGAAAAGCGTCGCTCGCCTCAGGAATTGGATGATTACCTCGATATCCCGGCCTTCCTGCGTCGTCAAGCCGATTGA
- the lpxC gene encoding UDP-3-O-acyl-N-acetylglucosamine deacetylase yields the protein MIRQRTLQNTIRATGVGLHSGKKVYLTLRPAPVNTGIVFVRTDLDPEVQVPASAALVTDTTLCTALSRSDVKVATVEHLMSALAGLGIDNAYIDLSAPEVPIMDGSAGPFVFLIQSAGIAEQEAAKKFIRIKREVVVQDDGKEARFLPHQGFKVTFAIEFDHPVFEDQKQTAVVDFSTTSFVKEVSRARTFGFMRDLEHLRANNLALGGSLDNAIVVDEYRIVNEGGLRYEDEFVKHKVLDAIGDLYLLGHSLIGEFRGVKSGHALNNQLCRALLAQPDAYEIVTFENERELAPISYAQPIMA from the coding sequence ATGATCAGACAACGCACCCTGCAAAACACCATCCGCGCCACTGGCGTTGGCCTTCATTCCGGGAAGAAGGTGTACCTGACCTTGCGTCCGGCCCCGGTGAATACCGGAATCGTGTTCGTGCGTACGGACCTGGATCCCGAGGTACAGGTGCCGGCCAGCGCTGCCCTGGTCACCGACACCACCCTGTGCACCGCGCTCTCGCGAAGTGACGTCAAGGTGGCAACCGTGGAACATCTCATGTCCGCACTGGCTGGCCTGGGGATCGACAATGCCTATATCGACCTCAGCGCGCCCGAAGTGCCGATCATGGATGGTAGCGCCGGTCCTTTCGTGTTCCTGATCCAGTCGGCAGGCATCGCCGAACAGGAAGCTGCCAAGAAGTTCATCCGCATCAAGCGTGAGGTGGTGGTGCAGGATGACGGCAAGGAAGCACGCTTCCTGCCGCATCAAGGCTTCAAGGTGACGTTCGCCATTGAATTCGATCATCCGGTGTTCGAGGATCAGAAGCAGACCGCAGTAGTGGATTTCTCCACGACCTCCTTCGTCAAGGAAGTTTCACGCGCCAGAACCTTCGGCTTCATGCGTGATCTCGAACACCTGCGCGCCAATAACCTGGCGCTGGGCGGCAGCCTCGACAATGCTATCGTCGTCGACGAGTACCGTATCGTCAACGAGGGCGGGCTGCGCTATGAAGACGAGTTCGTCAAGCACAAGGTACTCGATGCCATCGGCGATCTCTATTTGCTGGGGCATAGCCTGATCGGCGAGTTCCGCGGCGTGAAATCGGGGCATGCGTTGAATAATCAGCTATGCCGGGCACTGCTGGCCCAGCCCGATGCCTACGAGATCGTTACCTTCGAGAACGAGCGCGAGCTGGCTCCGATCTCCTACGCCCAGCCTATCATGGCCTGA
- a CDS encoding D-alanine--D-alanine ligase → MTQASEFGRVVVLYGGNSAEREVSLRSGAAVLAALQRSGIDVIGYDPADGGLVGLEALAPDRVFIVLHGRGGEDGTLQGALELLGIPYTGSGVLASALGMDKQRTKLVWQALGLPTPESLMLAEDADWDGIIARLGLPLIVKPVHEGSTLGISIVDSKAALESAYHEAARFDARVMAERFIHGEEYTVSLLGGRVLPAIRVEVPSGFYDYEAKYNSNDTRYHLPCGLDAEQEAALGELCRQAFEAVGGEGWGRVDVMRDGEGRFWLIEVNTAPGMTDHSLVPQAAAHAGIEFDALVRSILATTLEPRQA, encoded by the coding sequence ATGACGCAGGCGAGCGAGTTTGGGCGGGTCGTGGTGCTGTATGGTGGTAATTCCGCCGAGCGTGAGGTTTCCCTCAGAAGCGGGGCGGCGGTACTGGCGGCGCTCCAGCGCAGCGGCATCGACGTGATCGGTTACGATCCGGCCGATGGCGGCCTGGTCGGTCTCGAGGCGCTCGCTCCCGATCGCGTCTTCATCGTCCTGCATGGCCGAGGAGGAGAAGACGGGACCCTGCAGGGTGCTCTCGAACTGCTGGGCATTCCCTACACCGGCAGCGGTGTGCTGGCATCTGCGCTGGGCATGGACAAGCAGCGCACCAAGCTCGTCTGGCAGGCCCTTGGATTGCCGACCCCTGAATCGCTGATGCTGGCGGAAGATGCCGACTGGGACGGTATCATTGCCCGGCTCGGGTTGCCGCTAATCGTCAAGCCGGTACACGAAGGCTCGACCCTGGGCATCAGCATCGTCGACAGCAAGGCGGCCCTCGAGTCGGCCTACCACGAGGCGGCACGCTTCGATGCGCGGGTCATGGCCGAGCGCTTCATCCATGGCGAGGAGTATACGGTGTCGCTGTTGGGTGGGCGCGTACTGCCGGCGATTCGCGTCGAGGTACCCAGCGGCTTTTATGACTACGAAGCCAAGTACAACTCCAACGATACGCGCTACCACTTGCCCTGTGGCCTGGATGCCGAACAAGAGGCAGCGCTGGGCGAGCTGTGCCGGCAAGCCTTCGAGGCTGTCGGTGGAGAAGGCTGGGGGCGCGTCGACGTGATGCGCGACGGCGAGGGTCGCTTCTGGCTGATCGAGGTCAACACTGCGCCAGGCATGACCGACCATAGCCTTGTGCCTCAGGCAGCCGCCCATGCCGGCATTGAATTCGATGCACTGGTGCGGAGCATCCTCGCGACTACGCTGGAGCCGCGTCAGGCATGA
- a CDS encoding cell division protein FtsQ/DivIB, with protein sequence MSTRGSTLGILLLLILLGAGGRALWTWLDRPIERVAIRGELHHVSADYLRSQLAPLLKGQTWLSADLPALRRRARDINWLAEVRLSREWPYALAFELVEQVPVARWNDGYLLNPDGEPFAFAPVEPPGDLPDLAGPVGSGAEVLAYHDRLVPRFEALGLTITQLRLEPRGAWRFQLDDGVWVMLGRSDREARLARLTAAWHRQLGPQATHIRYIDLRYPNGVAVAWHGETDIEKEDDGTG encoded by the coding sequence ATGAGCACCCGCGGCTCGACGTTGGGCATACTGCTGTTGCTGATCCTGCTGGGGGCCGGCGGTCGCGCCCTGTGGACCTGGCTCGACCGGCCCATAGAGCGCGTGGCGATCCGCGGCGAATTGCATCACGTCAGTGCCGACTATCTGCGTTCGCAGCTGGCGCCGCTGCTGAAGGGGCAAACCTGGCTGTCGGCCGATCTCCCGGCGCTGCGTCGTCGTGCACGCGACATCAATTGGCTGGCTGAAGTCCGGCTATCGCGGGAGTGGCCTTATGCCCTGGCCTTCGAACTGGTCGAGCAGGTGCCGGTGGCACGCTGGAACGACGGCTACCTGCTCAACCCGGACGGAGAACCCTTCGCCTTCGCCCCGGTGGAGCCGCCGGGAGACCTGCCGGACCTGGCCGGGCCGGTGGGTAGTGGCGCCGAGGTTCTGGCTTATCATGACCGCTTGGTTCCTCGCTTCGAAGCGCTGGGGCTGACCATCACTCAGCTGCGACTGGAGCCGCGTGGGGCCTGGCGTTTCCAGCTCGATGACGGTGTCTGGGTAATGCTGGGGCGCAGTGATCGCGAGGCTCGACTGGCCAGGCTGACGGCTGCGTGGCATCGGCAATTGGGTCCGCAGGCAACACATATTCGCTATATCGACTTGCGTTATCCCAACGGTGTGGCAGTGGCCTGGCATGGCGAAACCGACATCGAAAAGGAAGATGACGGTACGGGTTGA
- the ftsA gene encoding cell division protein FtsA — MAVTSNSSNMVVGLDIGTSKVVAIVGQSTDDGGIEIAGIGSHPSRGMKKGVVINIESTVQSIQRAVEEAELMAGCDIHSVYVGVAGSHISSMNSDGVVAIKEREVMSTDIDRVIDSARARAISEGQRVLHVLPQEFSIDTQGGIREPLGMSGVRLEARVHLVTAALNAVQNIDKCVRRCGLEVDAIILEQLASSMAVLTEDERELGVCMVDIGGGTTDIAVFTEGAIRHTAVIPIAGDQVTNDIAMALRTPTQYAEEIKVKYACALTQLAASDEMIKVPSVGDRPARDLSRQALAEVVEPRYEELFTLIRDELRRSGYEDLVAAGVVLTGGTSRMEGVVELAEEIFHMPVRIACPLNVRGLSDVVRNPIYSTGVGLLHYALQEARQGHGRESRAVAAPPRREDVSQRGGLEGMPALAKLKGWLKGNF; from the coding sequence ATGGCAGTCACTTCCAACTCATCCAATATGGTAGTCGGACTGGATATAGGAACGTCCAAGGTAGTTGCCATTGTCGGACAGTCTACCGATGACGGCGGCATCGAGATTGCCGGGATCGGATCGCACCCTTCGCGTGGCATGAAAAAAGGCGTGGTGATCAACATCGAGTCGACCGTCCAGTCGATTCAGCGCGCCGTGGAAGAGGCCGAGTTGATGGCCGGCTGCGATATCCATTCGGTCTATGTCGGCGTGGCGGGCAGTCATATCAGTTCGATGAATTCGGACGGTGTGGTCGCGATAAAAGAGCGCGAAGTGATGTCCACCGATATCGATCGTGTCATCGATTCAGCTCGAGCGCGTGCAATCTCTGAGGGGCAGCGTGTGCTGCACGTTTTGCCTCAGGAATTCTCCATCGACACCCAAGGCGGCATTCGTGAGCCGCTGGGGATGTCGGGTGTGCGTCTCGAGGCGCGCGTACATCTGGTTACCGCTGCGCTCAATGCAGTGCAGAATATCGATAAATGCGTACGACGCTGCGGCCTGGAGGTCGATGCCATCATTCTCGAACAGCTCGCCTCCAGCATGGCGGTACTGACCGAGGATGAGCGCGAGCTTGGTGTCTGCATGGTCGACATCGGTGGCGGTACCACCGATATCGCCGTCTTTACCGAAGGGGCCATTCGCCATACGGCGGTGATCCCCATCGCCGGCGATCAGGTGACTAACGATATCGCCATGGCGCTGCGCACCCCGACCCAGTACGCCGAAGAGATCAAGGTCAAGTACGCCTGCGCCCTGACCCAGTTGGCAGCAAGCGATGAAATGATCAAGGTGCCAAGCGTCGGCGATCGCCCCGCTCGCGATCTGTCGCGCCAGGCATTGGCCGAAGTGGTGGAGCCGCGCTACGAGGAACTGTTCACCTTGATTCGCGACGAGCTGAGGCGCAGCGGCTACGAGGACCTGGTGGCAGCCGGCGTGGTACTCACCGGCGGCACCTCGCGCATGGAAGGGGTCGTCGAGCTGGCCGAGGAGATATTCCACATGCCGGTTCGTATCGCCTGTCCCCTCAACGTGCGTGGACTCTCGGACGTAGTACGCAACCCGATTTATTCCACTGGTGTAGGTTTGCTACATTACGCTCTTCAGGAGGCTCGGCAGGGGCATGGCCGCGAGAGCAGGGCAGTGGCAGCGCCACCCAGGCGCGAAGACGTCTCACAGCGTGGAGGATTGGAAGGAATGCCTGCGCTGGCAAAACTCAAGGGCTGGTTGAAAGGAAATTTCTAA
- a CDS encoding methyltransferase domain-containing protein: MTPCTVHTSIGLEASTPSVWRRHVARAFSRASGQYTRLAQAQQQMGEALWPLLPDRADCVLDLGCGPGHWGRRLASRFGPDCRVLGLDLAPGMLDIARREAPGSCDWLCADATALPLACGQVDLVFSNLAIQWCLDLDAVMAELYRVLRPGGRAVINSLGPATLQEVGHAWSSPDALLDFRSRDGHLASARLAGFLNAQCNDVAERFFYPDLTAVMASIKGVGAQTPRPAARLTRSDLACAKRRYESLREPAGLPVSYQRLTLVLDKEPT; encoded by the coding sequence ATGACCCCCTGCACCGTGCACACCTCAATCGGCCTTGAGGCAAGCACGCCAAGCGTGTGGCGGCGACACGTTGCCCGAGCGTTTTCCCGAGCGTCGGGCCAGTACACCCGCCTGGCCCAGGCTCAGCAGCAGATGGGCGAAGCGCTCTGGCCACTGCTGCCTGATCGAGCTGATTGCGTGCTCGACCTGGGCTGCGGCCCCGGACACTGGGGCCGACGCCTGGCGTCCCGCTTCGGTCCGGACTGCCGAGTGCTTGGGCTCGACCTGGCCCCGGGGATGCTCGACATTGCCCGTCGCGAAGCCCCGGGTAGCTGCGACTGGCTGTGTGCCGACGCCACCGCCCTGCCCCTCGCGTGTGGGCAGGTGGATCTGGTGTTTTCCAACTTGGCCATCCAGTGGTGCCTGGACCTCGACGCCGTGATGGCGGAACTCTACCGGGTGCTGCGCCCCGGTGGCCGTGCCGTGATCAACAGTCTGGGGCCCGCCACCCTGCAGGAGGTCGGCCACGCCTGGTCGTCACCTGACGCCTTGCTCGACTTCCGTTCGCGGGACGGGCATCTAGCCAGCGCACGCCTGGCCGGCTTCCTCAATGCCCAGTGCAACGACGTCGCCGAGCGCTTCTTCTACCCCGACCTGACGGCAGTGATGGCCTCGATCAAGGGAGTCGGTGCCCAGACGCCGCGCCCCGCTGCCCGCCTCACCCGCTCCGATCTGGCCTGTGCCAAGCGCCGCTACGAGTCGCTGCGCGAGCCTGCGGGGCTGCCGGTCAGCTATCAGCGACTAACCTTGGTGCTCGACAAGGAGCCGACATGA
- the bioA gene encoding adenosylmethionine--8-amino-7-oxononanoate transaminase, which yields MASPVWHPYAHLLTQQDAPKVIGGKGARFTLEDGEALLDATCSWWCMIHGYAHPRLVAAIKEQADSLCHVMLGGLTHDPADRLARELVRVTPPGLEHVFFSDSGSVGMEVAMKMAVQYHHLCGKPGKHRMLSLMKAYHGDTSGCMAVCDPEEGMHSLFSGYLPRHHFSPAPTAPYDAEPAAVGQDLATLRKVLEQHHHEIAALLMEPLLQAAGGLNMTSPLYLKGARELCDEFDVLLVFDEVATGFGRTGKLFAADHAEVTPDIMVLSKGLTGGYLGHAATLATGRVHDAFIGSTPQHAFMHGPTFMGNPLACRVALESLAVFEEENYLDKIAVLNRVLREELQEDPALRSHPRVRDIRVLGATAVIEVNDAKDLAGVAAFARARGVWLRPFGRWLYTMPAYITSCEEMRSITQTMKAWFA from the coding sequence ATGGCATCCCCCGTCTGGCATCCCTATGCCCACCTGCTCACTCAACAAGACGCTCCCAAGGTCATCGGCGGCAAAGGCGCTCGCTTCACCCTTGAGGACGGCGAGGCGCTGCTCGACGCTACCTGCTCGTGGTGGTGCATGATCCACGGCTATGCGCACCCGCGCCTGGTAGCGGCCATCAAGGAACAGGCCGACTCTCTGTGTCATGTGATGCTGGGCGGCCTCACCCATGATCCCGCTGACCGCCTGGCGCGCGAACTGGTTAGAGTCACGCCGCCCGGGCTCGAGCACGTGTTCTTCTCCGATAGCGGCTCGGTGGGCATGGAAGTGGCCATGAAAATGGCGGTGCAGTACCACCATTTATGCGGCAAACCCGGCAAGCACCGCATGCTGTCGCTGATGAAGGCCTACCATGGCGACACCAGCGGCTGCATGGCGGTGTGCGACCCCGAGGAGGGCATGCACAGCCTGTTCTCCGGCTATCTGCCCCGCCATCACTTTTCCCCGGCTCCCACCGCCCCTTACGACGCCGAGCCCGCTGCCGTCGGGCAGGACCTCGCCACCCTGCGCAAGGTGCTCGAACAGCACCATCATGAGATCGCCGCGCTGCTGATGGAGCCGCTGTTGCAGGCCGCCGGCGGTCTCAACATGACTTCGCCGCTCTACCTCAAGGGCGCACGTGAACTGTGCGACGAATTCGACGTACTGCTTGTGTTCGACGAGGTAGCCACCGGCTTTGGCCGCACCGGCAAGCTGTTTGCCGCCGACCACGCCGAAGTGACGCCGGACATCATGGTGCTCTCAAAGGGACTGACCGGCGGCTACCTGGGCCATGCAGCAACCCTTGCCACCGGCCGCGTTCACGATGCCTTCATCGGCAGCACACCACAGCACGCCTTCATGCATGGCCCCACCTTCATGGGCAACCCCCTGGCCTGCCGCGTGGCGCTGGAAAGCCTCGCCGTGTTCGAGGAAGAGAATTATCTGGACAAGATCGCCGTGCTCAACCGCGTGCTGCGCGAAGAATTGCAGGAAGACCCGGCACTTCGCAGTCACCCTCGGGTGCGTGACATCCGGGTACTGGGCGCTACCGCCGTCATCGAGGTCAACGATGCCAAAGACCTCGCGGGCGTCGCGGCATTTGCTCGCGCCCGTGGTGTCTGGCTGCGCCCTTTCGGCCGCTGGCTCTACACGATGCCCGCCTATATCACGTCATGCGAGGAGATGCGCAGCATTACCCAGACGATGAAGGCGTGGTTCGCCTGA
- a CDS encoding alpha/beta fold hydrolase: MTTLVLLSGWGIDARIWQSLAPYWPVDVEVRTPDWPGYGERTHDILPTTLPALAGKMRDDLPCDIVWVGWSLGGLLAGALLSHLPPPRALVLVGTGPRFCSEDGVRPDKLAIFRRAFDRDPHTTWQHFLRWQLKGEPAARVAHRRLLDLQGRHPSASSQTLATGLDQLACLDLSDVLARPPCPIYRLAGERDRLMGKAARQVADRILTDSGHCPMLSRPDALANHLVELARESDLDHIGQEQSVS; the protein is encoded by the coding sequence TTGACGACGCTGGTCTTGCTCTCCGGCTGGGGCATCGATGCCCGCATCTGGCAGTCGCTCGCCCCCTATTGGCCAGTCGACGTGGAAGTGCGTACTCCCGACTGGCCGGGCTACGGTGAACGAACACACGACATCCTGCCGACGACGCTTCCGGCTCTGGCCGGCAAGATGCGCGACGACCTGCCTTGCGACATCGTCTGGGTCGGCTGGTCGCTCGGTGGCCTGCTGGCCGGCGCGTTGCTGTCTCATCTGCCGCCTCCCCGCGCCCTGGTGCTGGTGGGAACCGGGCCACGCTTCTGCAGCGAAGACGGCGTCAGGCCTGACAAGCTGGCCATCTTTCGCCGCGCTTTCGATCGCGACCCACATACCACCTGGCAACACTTCCTGCGCTGGCAGTTGAAGGGGGAGCCTGCTGCGCGCGTAGCACATCGACGCCTGCTCGATCTCCAGGGTCGTCACCCCAGCGCTTCCAGCCAGACCCTGGCGACGGGCCTCGATCAACTTGCATGTCTCGACCTCAGCGACGTACTTGCCAGGCCGCCCTGCCCGATCTATCGACTCGCCGGTGAACGGGACAGGCTGATGGGAAAGGCGGCACGCCAGGTGGCCGACCGGATTCTCACCGATAGCGGCCACTGCCCGATGCTGTCGCGCCCGGATGCCCTGGCAAATCACCTCGTCGAGCTGGCGCGCGAGAGTGATCTCGACCACATCGGACAGGAGCAGAGCGTCTCATGA
- the bioD gene encoding dethiobiotin synthase → MTRYFVTGTDTDAGKTLVTAGMLALARSRGLTTLGLKPIASGCRRTEAGLRNDDALALLARSVPSVFYEQVNPFAFEPAIAPHLAAAQASVNIDLAQLYEHVAPLLDEPRDLVLIEGAGGWRVPLNDSEDLTGLALHLHLPVILVVGLKLGCLNHARLTAEAIRADGGRLAGWVGNLLDADFARDASLYADNLATLQRTLGAPCLGVVPRLRRVGAARRPEAAVPYLELPEGD, encoded by the coding sequence ATGACCCGTTATTTCGTGACCGGCACCGATACCGATGCCGGCAAGACTCTCGTCACTGCCGGCATGCTGGCGCTGGCCCGCTCACGAGGCCTGACCACCCTGGGACTCAAGCCCATTGCTTCGGGATGCCGCCGTACCGAGGCCGGGCTGCGTAACGACGATGCCCTCGCTCTGCTGGCACGCAGCGTGCCGTCAGTATTCTACGAACAGGTCAACCCATTCGCTTTCGAGCCCGCTATCGCCCCACACCTGGCCGCCGCTCAAGCTAGCGTGAATATCGACCTTGCCCAGCTCTACGAGCATGTCGCACCGCTGCTGGACGAACCTCGCGACCTCGTTCTCATCGAGGGCGCCGGCGGCTGGCGCGTGCCTCTCAACGACAGCGAAGATCTCACCGGCTTGGCGCTGCACCTGCACCTGCCGGTGATCCTGGTGGTCGGCCTCAAGCTCGGCTGCCTCAACCATGCGCGCTTGACGGCCGAAGCCATACGTGCGGATGGGGGAAGACTTGCCGGCTGGGTCGGCAACCTGCTCGATGCCGACTTCGCCCGTGACGCCTCGCTCTATGCCGACAATCTGGCCACGCTGCAGCGCACCCTTGGGGCACCCTGCCTCGGCGTAGTGCCACGCCTGCGCCGAGTTGGCGCAGCCAGGCGGCCAGAAGCCGCGGTTCCCTACCTCGAGCTACCCGAAGGCGATTGA